The Sorex araneus isolate mSorAra2 chromosome 5, mSorAra2.pri, whole genome shotgun sequence genome has a segment encoding these proteins:
- the GJA5 gene encoding gap junction alpha-5 protein, with protein MGDWSFLGEFLEEVHKHSTVIGKVWLTVLFIFRMLVLGTAAESSWGDEQADFQCDTMQPGCENVCYDQAFPISHIRFWVLQIIFVSTPSLLYMGHAMHTVRMQEKRRLREAERAKEVQGAGYEYPAAEKTGLSCWEEVNGKIVLQGTLLNTYVCSILIRTTMEVAFIVGQYLLYGIFLAPLHVCRRSPCPHPVNCYVSRPTEKNVFIVFMLAVAALSLFLSLAELYHLGWKKLRQRRGKSPQGSSSAGIVQNCTPPPDFNHCLKNGSGGKLFNPFSNKMASQQNTDNLATEQVRGQDPLSRDGFIHIHYDQKPEVPNEVSPGHRLPQGYPSDKRRLSKASSKARSDDLSV; from the coding sequence ATGGGTGACTGGAGCTTCCTGGGAGAGTTCCTGGAGGAGGTGCACAAGCACTCCACGGTCATTGGCAAGGTCTGGCTCACCGTCCTCTTCATATTCCGTATGCTGGTGCTGGGCACGGCTGCCGAGTCTTCCTGGGGCGACGAACAGGCAGATTTCCAGTGCGACACCATGCAGCCAGGTTGTGAGAATGTCTGCTATGACCAAGCCTTCCCCATCTCACACATCCGATTTTGGGTGCTGCAGATCATCTTCGTGTCCACGCCATCTCTGCTGTACATGGGCCACGCCATGCACACGGTGCGCATGCAAGAGAAGCGCAGGCTGCGGGAAGCCGAGCGGGCCAAGGAGGTGCAGGGTGCTGGCTACGAATACCCGGCTGCAGAGAAGACGGGACTGAGCTGCTGGGAGGAAGTAAATGGAAAGATCGTCCTCCAGGGCACTCTGCTGAACACCTATGTTTGCAGCATCCTCATCCGCACCACCATGGAGGTGGCATTCATCGTGGGCCAGTATCTCCTCTATGGGATCTTCCTGGCGCCCCTGCACGTGTGCCGCAGGAGTCCCTGCCCGCACCCGGTCAACTGCTACGTGTCCCGGCCCACGGAGAAGAATGTCTTCATCGTCTTTATGCTGGCAGTGGCtgctctgtccctcttcctcagCCTGGCTGAACTCTATCACCTGGGCTGGAAGAAGCTCAGGCAGCGACGTGGCAAGTCACCACAGGGCAGCTCGTCTGCCGGCATAGTCCAGAACTGCACCCCACCGCCTGACTTCAACCACTGCCTGAAGAATGGTTCTGGCGGCAAATTATTCAACCCCTTCAGTAACAAGATGGCCAGCCAGCAGAACACAGACAACCTGGCAACAGAGCAGGTGCGAGGCCAGGACCCCCTTTCCCGGGATGGTTTTATTCACATCCATTATGACCAGAAGCCAGAGGTCCCCAATGAAGTCTCCCCAGGTCACCGCCTACCCCAGGGGTACCCGAGTGACAAACGCCGTCTTAGCAAGGCCAGCAGCAAGGCCAGATCAGACGACTTGTCTGTGTGA